One segment of Sesamum indicum cultivar Zhongzhi No. 13 linkage group LG4, S_indicum_v1.0, whole genome shotgun sequence DNA contains the following:
- the LOC110011879 gene encoding eukaryotic translation initiation factor 5A-3: MSDEEHHFESKADAGASKTYPQQAGTIRKNGYIVIKGRPCKVVEVSTSKTGKHGHAKCHFVGIDIFTAKKLEDIVPSSHNCDVPHVNRTDYQLIDISEDGFVSLLTDNGNTKDDLRLPTDENLLSQIKDGFAEGKDLVVSVMSAMGEEQICALKDIGPK, encoded by the exons ATGTCGGACGAGGAGCACCACTTCGAGTCGAAGGCTGACGCCGGCGCCTCCAAGACCTATCCCCAGCAGGCTGGGACTATTCGCAAGAACGGTTACATTGTTATCAAAGGCCGACCCTGCAAG GTTGTGGAAGTTTCGACTTCCAAAACTGGAAAGCATGGTCACGCCAAATGTCATTTTGTCGGAATTGACATCTTCACTGCTAAGAAGCTGGAAGATATTGTCCCCTCTTCCCACAACTGTGAT GTTCCACATGTTAATCGCACTGACTACCAGCTTATTGACATCTCTGAGGATGGATTT GTGAGTCTGCTGACTGACAATGGTAACACTAAGGATGACCTCAGGCTTCCAACCGACGAGAATCTGCTTTCCCAG ATCAAGGATGGGTTCGCTGAGGGAAAGGATCTTGTTGTGAGTGTTATGTCTGCCATGGGAGAGGAGCAAATCTGCGCCCTCAAGGATATTGGTCCAAAGTAA
- the LOC105160005 gene encoding uncharacterized protein LOC105160005 has translation MDEHRERTAAWTKPLQCIVKLGGAAITCKNELETINEDNLNTVSSQLREAMILGPCHGMDWSRRPGSLENPTVPDDFDDQLESDSKNFIVVHGAGSFGHFQASKSGVHKGGLSKPLVKSGFVATRISVTSLNLEIVRALAKEGIPSIGMSPFSCGWSTCERNIAIADISTVVKAIGTGFVPVLHGDAVLDSSLGCTILSGDVIIRHLAEQLRPKYVVFLTDVLGVYDRPPSEPDATLLREIAVHEDGSWSVIKPKLQDTSKQVEITVAAHDTTGGMITKISEAAVIAKLGIDVYIVKATTKHSVRALKGQLKENIPDDWLGTVIRLAK, from the exons ATGGATGAGCACCGTGAACGCACAGCTGCGTGGACCAAACCTCTGCAATGCATCGTCAAGCTCG GGGGTGCGGCAATTACCTGTAAAAATGAGTTAGAGACAATCAATGAGGACAACCTTAACACAGTTTCATCACAACTAAGGGAAGCGATGATTTTGGGGCCTTGCCATGGGATGGATTGGAGCAGAAGGCCTGGATCCTTGGAAAACCCGACTGTTCCTGATGACTTTGATGATCAGCTGGAATCAGActccaaaaattttatagttgTTCATGGTGCAG GTTCTTTTGGTCACTTTCAAGCAAGCAAGTCAGGTGTTCATAAGGGTGGATTGAGCAAACCTCTTGTCAAGTCTGGTTTTGTAGCTACACGGATATCT gTCACATCCCTCAATCTTGAAATTGTTAGAGCTCTTGCAAAAG AGGGTATCCCTTCTATTGGAATGTCTCCATTTTCATGTGGCTGGTCAACTTGTGAAAGAAAT ATAGCTATTGCAGACATCTCAACCGTGGTTAAAGCTATAGGCACCGGATTTGTACCT GTTCTGCATGGAGATGCCGTACTGGATAGTTCACTG GGTTGCACTATATTAAGTGGAGACGTAATCATTCGTCATCTGGCAGAACAATTAAGACCCAAAtatgttgtttttctt ACAGATGTTTTGGGGGTATATGACCGCCCACCATCAGAACCTGATGCCACGCTTCTTAGGGAAATTG CTGTGCATGAAGATGGGAGCTGGTCTGTCATAAAACCTAAATTACAAGACACGAGCAAGCAAG TTGAGATAACCGTAGCAGCTCACGACACGACTGGTGGCATGATCACCAAAATATCAGAAGCTGCTGTGATTGCTAAATTAGGGATTGATGTCTATATTGTGAAG GCAACAACCAAACACTCTGTGCGGGCTTTGAAAGGGcaactgaaagaaaatatacctGATGACTGGCTCGGAACCGTCATTCGGCTTGCCAAATAG